In Paraburkholderia phenazinium, the following are encoded in one genomic region:
- a CDS encoding 2-dehydropantoate 2-reductase translates to MKICIYGAGSIGGWMGARLAQAGHDISVVARGATLSALRANGLQLVEGGKTLAAQVAASENSAELGPQDIVIVAVKAPAMTSVAAGIAPLLTQDTTVITAMNGIPWWFCDGLGAGFAGKRLTSVDPDGAIAAAIPSAQTVGCVVHASCLQDAPGVIRHHFGNGLILGEASGQPSERVNRLVQTLAAAGFNATASEQIQRDVWYKLWGNMTMNPISAITGATTDKILGDDLVRGFVTSAMLEAKEIGARFGITIDQAPSDRHQVTLKLGAMKTSMLQDVQAGKAVEIDALVGAVRELGQMTQVPTPFIDALLGLSRLHARTLGLY, encoded by the coding sequence TCTGCATTTATGGCGCCGGTTCCATCGGCGGTTGGATGGGGGCGCGGCTTGCCCAGGCAGGCCACGACATCAGCGTGGTGGCGCGAGGCGCGACGCTGTCCGCGCTCAGGGCAAACGGCCTGCAACTCGTGGAGGGCGGCAAGACCCTCGCGGCGCAGGTCGCGGCCAGCGAGAACAGTGCGGAACTGGGCCCTCAGGACATCGTGATCGTCGCTGTGAAGGCGCCGGCCATGACCTCGGTGGCGGCCGGCATCGCCCCGTTGCTGACGCAGGACACCACGGTGATCACGGCGATGAACGGCATCCCGTGGTGGTTCTGCGACGGCCTCGGTGCCGGCTTTGCCGGCAAGCGCCTGACCTCGGTGGACCCGGACGGCGCCATCGCCGCGGCGATTCCCAGTGCGCAGACGGTCGGCTGCGTGGTTCACGCAAGCTGCCTGCAAGACGCGCCGGGTGTGATCCGGCATCACTTCGGCAACGGGCTCATCCTCGGCGAGGCATCGGGCCAGCCGAGCGAACGCGTCAATCGCCTGGTTCAGACGTTGGCGGCAGCCGGCTTCAACGCAACCGCTTCGGAGCAGATCCAGCGCGACGTCTGGTACAAGCTGTGGGGCAACATGACGATGAACCCGATCAGCGCGATCACGGGCGCCACCACCGACAAGATTCTCGGCGACGACCTGGTGCGCGGCTTCGTGACCAGCGCGATGCTGGAAGCGAAGGAGATCGGTGCGCGCTTCGGCATCACCATCGATCAGGCGCCGAGCGACCGGCATCAGGTGACGCTGAAATTAGGCGCGATGAAAACCTCCATGCTGCAGGACGTACAGGCCGGCAAGGCGGTTGAAATCGACGCGCTGGTGGGCGCCGTGCGCGAGCTGGGACAGATGACGCAGGTGCCCACGCCGTTCATCGACGCGTTGCTGGGTTTGAGCCGCTTGCACGCGCGCACCCTGGGTCTCTATTGA